The Impatiens glandulifera chromosome 3, dImpGla2.1, whole genome shotgun sequence genome contains a region encoding:
- the LOC124930337 gene encoding uncharacterized protein LOC124930337 translates to MEVFENVLTTFRKNRHYTFHHFCEEEKITHFCFVDDLFVIARADVDTVKTIKDALKLFSDVTVFYGGVNDETKARIQDIMGISEGSFSVRYLGISLTRRQIHVVHCMPLIEKDEGGVGLKNCVEWNRAVTYKHLWALQSKQDSLWVKWVHSQFLKREMSIWTCKITDDIAWSLKKILKLKNNIGSIFDIRIGDGRGTLFWHDP, encoded by the exons ATGGAGGTCTTTGAGAATGTCTTAACGACATTCCGAAAGAACCGCCATTACACTTTCCACCATTTCTGCGAGGAGGAGAAGATTACTCACTTTTGTTTTGTTGACGACCTATTTGTTATTGCACGCGCCGATGTTGATACCGTTAAAACTATAAAGGATgctcttaaattattttctgaTGTTACAG TGTTCTATGGCGGTGTTAATGACGAGACAAAGGCAAGGATACAAGACATCATGGGCATCTCCGAAGGGTCGTTTTCAGTTCGTTACTTGGGGATTTCGCTTACAAGAAGGCAGATTCATGTAGTACATTGCATGCCACTTATTGAGAAG GACGAAGGAGGTGTGGGTTTGAAGAATTGTGTCGAATGGAATCGTGCTGTTACTTACAAGCATTTATGGGCCTTACAATCTAAGCAGGATTCcttatgggtcaaatgggtgcactCCCAGTTTTTGAAACGTGAAATGAGCATATGGACGTGCAAAATTACCGACGACATAGCTTGGTCATTAAAGAAGATATTGAAGCTCAAAAACAACATTGGTTCGATATTTGACATCCGAATTGGTGATGGGCGTGGCACTCTGTTTTGGCACGACCCATAG